In Prescottella soli, a genomic segment contains:
- a CDS encoding acyltransferase family protein, translated as MSARATDRSTGHQQGSAAPVRAPHRHDLDGLRGLAIGLVVVYHVWFGRVSGGVDIFLVLSGYFFIGSLLRSAESPAPLDPVPVVRRVTRRLVPALVVVLAAVAVFTVAYHPATSWFETAKQTTASLLFLQNWHLADTASDYLAADPSVSPLQHLWSISVQGQFYLAALVVVFGSAWLLRARGRSVRGPLTALLAVLAVASLTYAATSDLPQTWLYYDTNARMWELLAGGVLACVAPWLRVPCPARIALSVAGLAIVFGCGMLLDGRSEFPGPWALVPVGAALALIVAGSVETGSADGNPFTRALASRPLLRLGTIAYALYLWHWPILIVYLVLSDRTEAGLTGGLVVIALSLVLAELTTRLIETPIRRPSGTGHTRTALVAVASTLAVLLAAGSVTWAGFIDRRTEQWAQQADLDPLTHPGAAALFAGADVPHAREEPSRYVAHADLPAATLDDCMSQPGQIDPLTCTYGDPDAERAIALIGGSHAEHWLPALDLLGQEHRFRVETFLKVGCPAVLPPSPDAEVGECEEWTFGVVDALTESRPDFVFSTSTRPVPDGPGDYTPDTYTALWHELADRDLPVIGLRDTPWLESNGVQYRAADCLARRGGTAESCGIDRADVLSVVDPAQAATADLPTVQLLDLSDAVCRTDRCRVIEGNVLIYRDSNHLTATYVRTLTPELDRLLGPATGWW; from the coding sequence GACGGGCTCCGCGGGCTCGCGATCGGACTGGTGGTCGTCTACCACGTGTGGTTCGGCCGGGTCTCCGGCGGCGTCGATATCTTCCTCGTGCTGTCGGGCTACTTCTTCATCGGATCACTGCTGCGCAGCGCGGAGTCGCCGGCGCCGCTGGACCCGGTCCCGGTCGTGCGCCGCGTCACCCGCCGCCTCGTTCCCGCGCTCGTCGTCGTCCTGGCCGCGGTCGCGGTGTTCACGGTCGCGTACCACCCCGCCACGTCGTGGTTCGAGACCGCAAAACAGACCACCGCGTCGCTGCTGTTCCTCCAGAACTGGCACCTCGCCGACACCGCCAGCGACTACCTGGCCGCCGACCCGTCCGTCAGTCCGCTGCAACATCTTTGGTCGATCTCGGTGCAGGGCCAGTTCTATCTGGCCGCGCTCGTCGTGGTGTTCGGCTCGGCATGGCTGCTGCGTGCCCGCGGCCGCTCGGTCCGCGGCCCGCTCACGGCCCTGCTCGCGGTCCTCGCCGTGGCGTCGCTCACCTACGCGGCCACGAGCGACCTGCCGCAGACGTGGCTGTACTACGACACCAACGCGCGCATGTGGGAGTTGCTCGCGGGTGGCGTGCTCGCCTGTGTCGCACCGTGGCTGCGGGTTCCCTGCCCGGCGCGGATCGCGCTGTCGGTCGCGGGACTGGCGATCGTGTTCGGCTGCGGGATGCTCCTCGACGGCCGCTCGGAGTTCCCCGGTCCGTGGGCCCTCGTTCCGGTCGGCGCCGCACTGGCGCTGATCGTCGCCGGCAGCGTCGAGACCGGCAGCGCGGACGGCAACCCGTTCACCCGCGCGCTCGCGTCCCGGCCGCTGCTGCGCCTCGGGACGATCGCGTATGCCCTGTACCTGTGGCATTGGCCGATCCTGATCGTCTACCTCGTGCTCAGCGACCGCACGGAAGCCGGGCTGACCGGTGGCCTCGTCGTGATCGCACTGTCGCTGGTCCTAGCCGAGTTGACCACCCGGCTGATCGAGACGCCGATCCGGCGGCCTTCCGGCACCGGACACACGCGGACGGCACTCGTCGCGGTCGCGTCGACGCTTGCGGTCCTGCTGGCCGCGGGATCGGTGACGTGGGCCGGGTTCATCGACCGCCGCACCGAACAGTGGGCGCAACAAGCCGATCTCGATCCGCTGACCCACCCCGGGGCGGCGGCGCTGTTCGCGGGCGCCGACGTCCCGCACGCCCGCGAGGAGCCGTCCCGCTACGTGGCGCACGCCGACCTGCCTGCTGCCACGCTCGACGACTGCATGTCACAGCCGGGCCAGATCGACCCACTGACCTGTACCTACGGGGATCCCGACGCCGAACGCGCCATCGCGCTGATCGGCGGATCGCACGCCGAGCACTGGCTGCCGGCGCTCGACCTGCTCGGCCAGGAACACCGTTTCCGGGTGGAAACCTTCTTGAAGGTGGGCTGCCCGGCGGTTCTCCCCCCGAGCCCCGACGCCGAGGTCGGCGAGTGCGAGGAGTGGACATTCGGCGTCGTCGACGCGCTGACCGAGTCGCGGCCCGACTTCGTGTTCAGCACCTCCACCCGGCCCGTCCCCGACGGCCCCGGGGACTACACCCCCGACACCTACACCGCGCTGTGGCACGAACTCGCCGACCGCGACCTGCCGGTCATCGGACTGCGTGACACGCCGTGGCTCGAGAGCAACGGCGTCCAGTACCGCGCCGCCGACTGCCTGGCCCGCCGCGGCGGCACCGCCGAGTCCTGCGGGATCGACCGGGCGGACGTGCTGTCCGTGGTGGACCCGGCGCAGGCCGCGACCGCCGACCTCCCCACCGTCCAGCTCCTCGACCTGTCCGACGCCGTGTGCCGGACCGACCGGTGCCGCGTCATCGAGGGCAACGTGCTGATCTACCGCGACTCGAACCACCTGACCGCAACCTACGTGCGCACCTTGACGCCGGAACTCGATCGCCTCCTCGGGCCGGCGACCGGTTGGTGGTGA